The region GGAGTATTCGAAAACGAAACGAGCCTTACGTTTGGAAGCATTACAGTAAATATTTTTAGAACACCAGGACATACTTCTGGTGGTGTTTCTTTCCAAATTGATAGAATAGTAATCACGGGAGATACACTTTTTAAAGAGCACATAGGCCCAACAAATTATCCTGAAAGCAATTTAAACGATCTATTAGAGTCTGTTGATTCTCTGTTATCAAACCTTGATGAAAATGCGACAATTTACCCAGGCCATGGAAGAGAATGGTCTGTTAAAAATGCAAAAGTATGGTGGAATGCAAAGTCAGTCAATAAACCTCAATATCAGATTATGAATGATCCAACATTGAAGTAGCATGATAGACACTTCAAATTAATCATTTCAAATTTAAAAAAGAAGGTAAAATGAAAGCAGATATAAAAAACGTAAGAATTTCTCACATAGTGACTGCTTTGCCGAAAACGGTAGTAGAAATTTCTTCGATGGCGAATGTGTTTGACCAAGATTTGGAGTCCATCATGAAACATACTGGAGTGGAACGCATTCATGTAGCTTCGGAATCGCAATGCACTTCAGATTTGAGTGAGGCAGCTGCAAATTATATTTTCGAAAATCTTGGAGTGAGTCGAGAATCTATAGGCGCAATAGTCTTTGTTTCCCAAACACCAGACTTTATCTTCCCACCAACTAGTACTTGCTTGCAAGATAGATTAAAACTTCGTCGTGATATTACTGCGTTTGATATCAATTATGGATGTTCTGGATTCATTTACGGTCTTTTTCAAGCGGCGATTCTTTTAAATTCCGCAAATATTGAGCGTGTACTTGTGTTAGCGGGGGACACATTGACTAGAACGATCAATCAGAGAGACCGTTCGCTTAGACTTCTCATAGGTGATGGTAGTAGTGCAACTATATTGGAGAAGGGTGAAGGTCGACTGTACTTTAATATAAAAACAGACGGCTCAGGCGCCCAACATGTAATATTACCCGCAGGTGGTTTTCGGAATCCAAAATCTGAGACAACCAAAATGGAACATGAAAAGGAGTTTGGAAATATCCGAAGTGATGAGAATTTTTTTATGAATGGAATGGAAGTGATGAACTTTGCTTTAAAAGAAATTCCACCTTTGATCAAAGAAACACTTAGCGATGTAAATTGGACAGATGCGGATGTAGGATTCTATGGTCTTCACCAAGCAAACAAATTTTTAATTGAGTATGTCTCCAAAAAGGCAAGGCTGGATGTGAATAAAGTTCCTATTTCAGTTCGAAACTTTGGCAATACAAGTCCAGCTACAATTCCCTTGATGTTGACCGATCAACATGAAAAATTAAGGCAGGAAGGGCGTCTGGAGAAGGCAATTCTATGCGGATTCGGTGTAGGTTTATCTTGGGGTGCTGTAACCGTTGATTTGAGTAAAACAGAATTCGTGGGGCCGATAGAAGTATAACTATGCAAAAATACCAGAGTATTCAAGTAGGTGATCGAGCAGAAATAAAGCACAGAGTTACCCAAAATGACATCGAGAAATTTATTGATTTAACAGGTGATGACAATCGTCTCCATCACGACCCGACTTTTGCAGAGAAAACTTCATTTAAAAAACCTGTCGCACATGGTATGTTAGGTGCATCATTTATTTCGACTATCATAGGTACGAAGTTACCTGGTGATGGAGCACTTTGGTTTTCCCAAACTCTAGAATTTTTATTACCTGTAAGAGTTGGCGATGAACTCACTATAAAAGCAGAAGTTACTAAGAAAATTGATAAGATTCAAGCAATCGAATTGCTAACAGAAATTTATAATCAGGACAAACAGAAAGTTACAACAGGTGTTGCGCAAGTAAAAGTAGTAGACTATATAACTGAGATTAAAGCTGAAACAGAATTGTTAAAAAAAGAAAAGATTGCTTTAGTCTTGGGTGGTACCGGGGGCATTGGAAGCGAAGTATGTAGGCTTTTGTCAGCGTCTGGATTTAAAGTTGCTATTCATTATCATTCTGGAAAAGATAGAGCGATTAAACTTCAAGAAAAATTAAAATCTAATAGTACACAGACAGCAATTGTAGAATGTAATCTGCAGGATGAGGCACAAACAAAAAATATGTTTGAGCAAGTAAAAAGAAAATTTGGTACTATAACAGCAGTGGTAAATTGTGCTACGATCAAGATACCAAATATAAAAATTGATTCATTGGAATGGAGCGACCTTCAAAAGCAAATAGATATTAATGTTAAAGCTAATTTCAATATAGTTCAATCTGTTCTTCCAATTATGGAAGAGAATAATTATGGTAAACTAGTATTCTTGACAACTCAATATACTGAGAGTACGCCTCCTCTTAATTTGGTTCCCTATGTTACTGCAAAGTATGCTTTGAATGGTTTTGTAAAATCTATAGCAGTTGAATTGGCTCCGAGGGGAATTTGTGCAAATTTAGTTTCACCGGGAATGACAGAAACCGACCTAATCGCAGACATTCCAGAGAAGGTTCGCTTAATTACGGCAGCCAAATCTCCCATCCAACGCCTCGCCAAACCTCAGGATGTTGCGAATGCTGTCCTATTTCTAGTTTCGGAAAGTTCAGATTATATGACGGGAGAAACAATTAGAGTCAATGGGGGGCAAGTGATGTTATGAAAGAAATGAAATTTTCAGACATTTTAAATGAAAATTCACTCTTGGCCCAAAAAATGACGGGAAAGCCGTTTCGAATTAGCATACTTTCCAATATCGTTACCACTCAAATCAATGAGATACTAGAGTACGCTCTTAGGTTGCAAAATATAAATGCGCAAGTAAGCGCTGGTGACTATGACAATATTGTCCAGGATTCAGCCAAGGTCTCTGATTCAGACTGTGTCATTGTATTTTGGGAAGTAGGCAATCTAGTCGATGGCTTTAGCTATAAGATTGCAAGTTATAATGATGACTATCTCAAATCGCTTCAAGAAAAAATTGAAAATGAATTGAGAATGGTGTTTTTAAATTTAAGTGGTAGACCTTTTGTTTTTTTTAATACGTTCACTGCGAATTTGTTTACCAATAATCATTTGGAAACCTCAAATCTTGATTTTTTTTGTGATAACCTCAATCAATTTTTACGAAGCAATGCACCAAATAACTTTCATTTGATCGATTTGAATCGTATTTTTGAAAAGATTTCCGTAAAACAAAGTGCGGATTGGCGTTTTTTTTATTCGTCTAAGGCTCTTTATACGGTAGATTTTTATAAGGAATATGTAGAACAGATTTCATTGTACATTCTATCTACCTATGGAAAAGCGAAGAAAGTAATTTGTCTGGATTGTGATAATACTCTATGGAAAGGAATTATCGGTGAGGATGGAATTTTTGGAATAGAATGTTCTGCCGATTCCAAATCTGGTATCTATTTTGAAGAGGTGCAATATCTACTTTTGGAATTAGCGAGAAATGGTGTTATTTTATGTTTGGTGAGTAAAAATAATGAGGAAGATGTAAACCAAGTATTCCAACAAAAAAAGGAAATGATTTTAAAAGAAGAACACATCGTTCTGAAAAAAATAAATTGGAATGATAAAGCATCAAACATTAAGGATATCGCAAAAGAATTGAATCTTGGCCTTGATAGTTTTGTCTTCATAGATGATTCAGATTTTGAAATAAATTTAGTAAGAGAGCAACTTCCAGAAGTTACTTCAATTCAAGTACCAAAAAAATTATATGAGTATCCACAATTGATAAGAAGTGTAACGAGGTTGTTCTTTAAAAAAAATACGTCTGTCGAGGATCAGAATAGGACAAAGCTCTATAAACAAGAATTGGAGAGAGATAGTTTAAAAAAATCCTTTGAAACAATAGATGATTATTTAAAATCCCTTAATTTAAAGTTAAGGATTCTTAAAAATGATTCCGAAACACTTCCTCGTATTGCGCAATTAACTCAAAAAACGAATCAATTTAATCTTACTACTTATCGATATACTGATGCAGACATTGAAAAATTCCATAAAGATCCGAATATTGATCTATTTGCTTTTAGTTTAGAGGATAAGTTTGGAGACTACGGTCTAACGGGTGTCTCGATTGTTAAATATGAGACAAATCTAGCTCAAATAGATACCTTTCTTATGAGTTGCCGGATACTTGGGAGAAAGGCAGAAGATGCATTTATACAATATCTATTGGAAGATATTAAGAATAAAGGTGTAAACTCGGTTAAAGCAGATTTTATAAAAACAGAGAAAAATCAGCAAGTGGAAAATCTGTATGAACGATTTGGTTTTCGTTTGGTGAACTCTCAGGCAGAGCATAAGAATTATTTTTTAGATTTGACGGAATATAATATTATTAAGTTGGAATATATCGAGGTTTTAAGTGGAAGATAAAGTCAAACAAATTATGGCAAAGGTTTTTGCAGTAGATATTTCACAAATAACGGAAGCAATTGCACCAGGAAAATTAAAAGCTTGGGATTCCATTCGACATATGAAAATGATATTGGCACTCGAAGAAGAGTTCGGGATTGAATTTGAGCCGGAAGAGATAGGCCAAATGCTCAATTTAAAATTGGTTTTGAATATTCTCTCTGAAAAAGTTTAAGATTCGATCTTTAGTAAATTAATCTCAGGATACATTATGGAAGCCCTTGACACCTTGTACAAAAGAATCCAAGAATTTGGAGATATGCCTGCAGTGTACTCTGGTGGGGAGACATTGACTTATTCTCAATTTGTCGATGAAATTGAAGTTTGGAGAAAGTCTCTTCGTCGGGATAATGTTGCACCCGGAACGGTTTGTGCTATCTATGGTGATTTCTCAAAAGATACCTGTGCCTTAATGTTTGCGATGATGATGGAAAGAATCATCTTAGTTCCCTTAACAACTTCTGTTGAGAAGGAGATGGAAGGTTTGAAATCAATTGCAGGTGTACAGGCAATGTATGATCTGCGAGAACCAAAACAAATTAAATTTACTTCTTATGATTCAGTTCCGCAAAATGATCTAGTAGAAGAGTTCAGGAAAAAAAATCGGGCTGGTTTAATCGTTTTTTCTTCAGGCTCGACTGGGAAACCAAAGGGTATTTTGCAGGATTGTGACAATGTTGCAAAAAAGTTTATCGAGAAACGTAGAGGATGGAAGACCGTCCTTTTTTTAATGATGGATCATTTTGGAGGTTTTAATACTTATCTTTCTACTTTCGCCTATGGGGGGACCGCTGTTTGTTTGAAGAGCCGTTCACCTGAAGATGTTCTATTTGCGATCCAAGACTCAGGCGCGACACTTCTACCAACAACGCCGACATTTATTAATCTTATGCTTGTTTCTGGTCTCTATCGTCATTTTAATTTATCGAGTGTGGAAATCATTACCTATGGTACAGAAGTTATGCCTGAAGCTACTCTCAAAAAGGTAAAAGAAATATTTCCAAATGCACAAATAAAACAAACGTATGGACTTTCAGAGTTAGGTGTATTGCGGTCGAAATCCGAAAGTGATTCATCTCTATGGATAAAGGTCGGTGGCGATGGTTTCCAAGTTAAGGTGGTGGATAATATACTTTGGATTAAGTCTGAGGCAAATATGGTTGGATATTTAAATGCACCTCAGCCATTTGATGAAGAGGGGTGGATGTCTACGGGTGATGAGGTAGAAGTTCAAGGTGAATACATTCGAATCATAGGTAGAAAGTCAGAAATGATAAACGTTGGAGGACAAAAGGTTTTTCCAGCAGAAGTAGAGTCTGTTCTTTTAGAAGCAGAAAATATAAAGCAGGCGACCGTTTATGGTGTAAAGCATCCTCTCATGGGAAATGTCGTAAATGCGCGGGTATCATTGTATGAAAGTGAAACTCCAGAACAATTGAGCATGAGGCTAAGAAAATATTGCTTAGAAAGATTGGCTCAGTTTAAAGTTCCGGTAAGGTTTATTATTGTAGAAGAAGAGAATCAAAGAAATGAGAGATTTAAAAAAGTAAGAAAAATTGAAGAAGCAGGATAAACAAAATGGGATTCAGATTAGCCGCCTTAGCTGATACTAAAAATCTATGGGATTTTTTTCTCAATCATCAGTTTACGGAAGAAGGAATTGATTTTGAAGATTTTGAATTGTTTGTCCAGAAGATGTACTTTGAAAATCCTCTCCGAAAACATTATCAAATAGTCGCTGAAGAAAACGGAAAACCTGTCGCGCATGAAGCAATTATTCCACTTTTGTATAAATTTAAAGAAAAGACTCTAGTACTTGGATTGGGTTCAAACACATTGATTCATGAAGAAAAGCGAGATATGTTTCTCTTTTTTCAGATGCAAAATTACTTTTTCTCAAATTATTCGAAATCTGGTATTGATTTCACTTATGGACTGGTGACTAGGCCAGATGTATTAAAGGTTCACCTGCGAACTGGCTATAAAAAGGTAGGTGCTGTTCACGTATATGCTCGTCCAATAAAGCTTCAAAAAATTATTAGCAAGGTTTTGAATCACAATGTAATTGCAAACATTTTCAATATTTTTTCACCTTTTGGTAATTTGATTTTAAGGTTTATTTTCAATGGTCGTAAAAAGTATCAGGTGTTAGATGTAGATTCTTTTGCTCCCAGCTGGGATCAAGACTTATCTGCAATGCTTTCTCAATTTGAAATAATTGCGATTAGAAATTCTGAAATTTTAAATTGGCGTTTTAAGAGTTTGCCCTATAGGAAGTATAAAATTTCAGTGGTTCTTCAAGAAGGGAAACTATTAGGTTATATTGTATATCGGAAGATGAAAATGCAGGAACTTGAATCAGTGGCAATCGTGGACTTTATGGCATTGCATAATATCAACGGTGTTATTCCATCTCTGCTAAAGCGAGTTCAAGAATTTGCTTTTGAATCCAATGTGGATTTAATTGCAACTATCGCAAATGAAACAAATCCATATTTAAAAGATCTCAAATCTTGCCTTTTTTTAAAGACACCTGAATCATTTACCTTAGTTGCAGATCAAAGAAAGGACTTAGATATCAAGATAAAGGAAGACTTATTTCCATTTTGGTATATAAATTGGTTTGATCACGACTTTGTTTGATACAAAATATGCATGATATTTATTTACTTGCGCATCAAGACGATGAGCTATTTTATTTACCTTCCCTAGTCCATAATTCAAACATTACAAACAGTTTATTTTATTTTTTAACGGATGGTTCTTTTTATGGAGCTAATCCGATTGAAAGAGATTTAGAGACAATAAGAGTACTTACTAGTATAGGTGTTCCGGAAAAGAATGTTATTTTTCTTCATGAAGAATTACCCATATTAGACACAAAGCTCGTGCATTCACTCGAGATAGTATTTAACTATCTCTCCAAAAGTTTTAAAAAATTGGAAGTAGCTAATCTATTTACACTTGATTGGGAGGGTGGTCATCCTGACCACGATGCATGTTTTTTACTCGGTGCCGCGCTATCAAAGACTTTTAAAAAGGATAACTTCTTTTCGATACCCTTGTACAATGCTTTTGAATCAAGAAAGCCTTTCTTTAAAGTGATGAGGCCGATTCGCAAAAGCAATGAATTGCTTCGAATAAAAATTCCTTTTAGAGTTGCTTGCAAAGTTCTTTTCTTAATCAAAAATTACCGTTCGCAATGGAAATCATGGCTTGGATTATTTCCATTTGTATTTATTCAAATACTGATTAATCGTTCTATAGTTCTTCTTCGTAATCAGCCTGGCTGGGTCTGTGAGCGTCCTCATCAGAGTGAGTTGTACTACGAAATGAGAAATTGGATACAATATGATCAGTTTATAGATGCTGCCCACCCATTCCTAAAAAAACACAATCTGGTGCGTTAAATATGAAGATAGCTGTAGTCATTCCTTCGTTTAGAGTTAAAAAACACATTCTGGACGTGATACGTTCGATAGGAAAAGAGGTGGAATTTAT is a window of Leptospira ryugenii DNA encoding:
- a CDS encoding ketoacyl-ACP synthase III translates to MKADIKNVRISHIVTALPKTVVEISSMANVFDQDLESIMKHTGVERIHVASESQCTSDLSEAAANYIFENLGVSRESIGAIVFVSQTPDFIFPPTSTCLQDRLKLRRDITAFDINYGCSGFIYGLFQAAILLNSANIERVLVLAGDTLTRTINQRDRSLRLLIGDGSSATILEKGEGRLYFNIKTDGSGAQHVILPAGGFRNPKSETTKMEHEKEFGNIRSDENFFMNGMEVMNFALKEIPPLIKETLSDVNWTDADVGFYGLHQANKFLIEYVSKKARLDVNKVPISVRNFGNTSPATIPLMLTDQHEKLRQEGRLEKAILCGFGVGLSWGAVTVDLSKTEFVGPIEV
- a CDS encoding SDR family oxidoreductase; its protein translation is MQKYQSIQVGDRAEIKHRVTQNDIEKFIDLTGDDNRLHHDPTFAEKTSFKKPVAHGMLGASFISTIIGTKLPGDGALWFSQTLEFLLPVRVGDELTIKAEVTKKIDKIQAIELLTEIYNQDKQKVTTGVAQVKVVDYITEIKAETELLKKEKIALVLGGTGGIGSEVCRLLSASGFKVAIHYHSGKDRAIKLQEKLKSNSTQTAIVECNLQDEAQTKNMFEQVKRKFGTITAVVNCATIKIPNIKIDSLEWSDLQKQIDINVKANFNIVQSVLPIMEENNYGKLVFLTTQYTESTPPLNLVPYVTAKYALNGFVKSIAVELAPRGICANLVSPGMTETDLIADIPEKVRLITAAKSPIQRLAKPQDVANAVLFLVSESSDYMTGETIRVNGGQVML
- a CDS encoding HAD-IIIC family phosphatase, whose amino-acid sequence is MKEMKFSDILNENSLLAQKMTGKPFRISILSNIVTTQINEILEYALRLQNINAQVSAGDYDNIVQDSAKVSDSDCVIVFWEVGNLVDGFSYKIASYNDDYLKSLQEKIENELRMVFLNLSGRPFVFFNTFTANLFTNNHLETSNLDFFCDNLNQFLRSNAPNNFHLIDLNRIFEKISVKQSADWRFFYSSKALYTVDFYKEYVEQISLYILSTYGKAKKVICLDCDNTLWKGIIGEDGIFGIECSADSKSGIYFEEVQYLLLELARNGVILCLVSKNNEEDVNQVFQQKKEMILKEEHIVLKKINWNDKASNIKDIAKELNLGLDSFVFIDDSDFEINLVREQLPEVTSIQVPKKLYEYPQLIRSVTRLFFKKNTSVEDQNRTKLYKQELERDSLKKSFETIDDYLKSLNLKLRILKNDSETLPRIAQLTQKTNQFNLTTYRYTDADIEKFHKDPNIDLFAFSLEDKFGDYGLTGVSIVKYETNLAQIDTFLMSCRILGRKAEDAFIQYLLEDIKNKGVNSVKADFIKTEKNQQVENLYERFGFRLVNSQAEHKNYFLDLTEYNIIKLEYIEVLSGR
- a CDS encoding acyl carrier protein is translated as MEDKVKQIMAKVFAVDISQITEAIAPGKLKAWDSIRHMKMILALEEEFGIEFEPEEIGQMLNLKLVLNILSEKV
- a CDS encoding ANL family adenylate-forming protein: MEALDTLYKRIQEFGDMPAVYSGGETLTYSQFVDEIEVWRKSLRRDNVAPGTVCAIYGDFSKDTCALMFAMMMERIILVPLTTSVEKEMEGLKSIAGVQAMYDLREPKQIKFTSYDSVPQNDLVEEFRKKNRAGLIVFSSGSTGKPKGILQDCDNVAKKFIEKRRGWKTVLFLMMDHFGGFNTYLSTFAYGGTAVCLKSRSPEDVLFAIQDSGATLLPTTPTFINLMLVSGLYRHFNLSSVEIITYGTEVMPEATLKKVKEIFPNAQIKQTYGLSELGVLRSKSESDSSLWIKVGGDGFQVKVVDNILWIKSEANMVGYLNAPQPFDEEGWMSTGDEVEVQGEYIRIIGRKSEMINVGGQKVFPAEVESVLLEAENIKQATVYGVKHPLMGNVVNARVSLYESETPEQLSMRLRKYCLERLAQFKVPVRFIIVEEENQRNERFKKVRKIEEAG
- a CDS encoding PIG-L family deacetylase, producing the protein MHDIYLLAHQDDELFYLPSLVHNSNITNSLFYFLTDGSFYGANPIERDLETIRVLTSIGVPEKNVIFLHEELPILDTKLVHSLEIVFNYLSKSFKKLEVANLFTLDWEGGHPDHDACFLLGAALSKTFKKDNFFSIPLYNAFESRKPFFKVMRPIRKSNELLRIKIPFRVACKVLFLIKNYRSQWKSWLGLFPFVFIQILINRSIVLLRNQPGWVCERPHQSELYYEMRNWIQYDQFIDAAHPFLKKHNLVR